A genome region from Manihot esculenta cultivar AM560-2 chromosome 5, M.esculenta_v8, whole genome shotgun sequence includes the following:
- the LOC110615432 gene encoding LOW QUALITY PROTEIN: uncharacterized protein LOC110615432 (The sequence of the model RefSeq protein was modified relative to this genomic sequence to represent the inferred CDS: substituted 1 base at 1 genomic stop codon), which yields MAPSFISFVLLLLSSSFLISEARPLNVAEPHAFGDKETEVLFDGFYIKSGGPSPGGKGHKFTNAQSLGGIKSSGPSTPGQGHFYTTGSSRTLGGIKHSGPSTPGQGHYYTSSAPRTLGGINHSGPSPGQGNCYTTGASRTYGEIKHSGPSPRDCYPITKYNKISPYKLLYNFQPMALSSVSLFLLLLLISSFLISEARPLNVAESHAFGDKETEVLFDGFYIKSGGPSSGGKGHQFPSAQSLGGIKNSGPSTPGQGHFYTTGSSRTLGGIKHSGPSTPGQGHYYASSAPRTLGGIKHSGPSPGQGNXYTASASRTYGGIHHSGPSPHGPGN from the exons ATGGCTCCAAGTTTCATTTCCTTTGTTCTCCTTCTCCTGAGCTCTTCGTTTTTAATATCTGAAGCTCGTCCTCTGAATGTTGCCGAGCCGCACGCCTTTGGCGACAAAGAGACTGAGGTCTTATTTGATGGTTTCTATATTAAAAGCGGAGGTCCTAGCCCTGGAGGAAAAGGGCACAAGTTTACTAATGCTCAAAGTCTTGGAGGGATCAAGAGCTCTGGTCCATCAACTCCTGGTCAGGGACACTTTTACACCACTGGCTCTTCTCGAACTCTTGGAGGGATTAAGCACTCTGGTCCATCCACTCCTGGTCAGGGTCACTATTACACCTCTAGTGCTCCTCGAACACTCGGAGGGATCAATCACTCGGGTCCAAGTCCTGGCCAGGGGAACTGCTACACTACTGGTGCTTCTCGAACATATGGAGAGATCAAGCACTCTGGTCCAAGCCCTCGTG attgcTACCCCATCACAAAATATAACAAAATCTCTCCCTACAAGCTCTTATATAATTTTCAACCAATGGCTCTTAGTTCtgtttctctctttcttctcctACTCCTGATCTCTTCGTTTTTAATCTCTGAAGCTCGTCCTCTGAATGTTGCCGAGTCACACGCCTTTGGCGACAAAGAGACTGAGGTTTTATTTGATGGGTTCTACATTAAAAGTGGAGGTCCTAGCTCTGGAGGAAAAGGGCACCAGTTTCCTAGTGCTCAAAGTCTTGGAGGGATCAAGAACTCTGGTCCATCAACTCCTGGTCAGGGACACTTCTACACCACTGGTTCTTCTCGAACTCTTGGTGGGATTAAGCACTCTGGTCCATCCACTCCTGGTCAGGGTCACTATTACGCCTCTAGTGCTCCTCGAACCCTCGGAGGGATCAAGCACTCAGGTCCAAGTCCTGGCCAGGGGAACTAATACACAGCTAGTGCTTCTCGAACGTACGGAGGGATCCACCACTCTGGTCCGAGCCCTCATGGTCCAGGAAACTGA